DNA sequence from the Manduca sexta isolate Smith_Timp_Sample1 chromosome 25, JHU_Msex_v1.0, whole genome shotgun sequence genome:
CAGACCAGGTAATACTGATCCCGAAAAATAACGAAACAGTAAACCCAAAACATTGGAGACCCATAGCATGCGTACTTACTATGTACAAACTATTAACTTCCATTTTGGCTATTATATTCCACAAACACTGCAGCAATAGTGATTTTATGACAATAGAGCAATGAGGATGTCGACGTGGAGCCAAGGGAAGCATAGATCATCTCATGgtcaataaatcaatattagaGAATGCACATTAGACTCAAAAGAACCTAAGCATGGCATGgacagataattattaaaaagccTTTGACAGTATCTCCCATGAATGGCTTCTTAAGATCCTTGATATATACCGATGCCCACCAATTATTACAAAAGTTTTTGCAATTGACCATGTCCTcatggaaaattattataacgGCCCGAGGCTACCTACCATAATTCGATAATTACTGAATCGATATGCAATAGACAAATTGTCAAATATAAGCAATACCTTAGCTAAGAACGGGAtcatttgataaaagtaatagtgcaacatgattgaaataaaaaaaatattcaataataaaagaagCAGAGGTAATAGAGACAGAATTACAGCTAGATCACAATAGACATACAGATAAGGAAATTAAAGaagctataattaaaaatcaaaatcggcaAAGGCGTAACAAAGTTCTTCACGGACAGTTTTCCAAAGCTACTTGACCctgctaatataaataaagaccaATCATTCAATCCAATTATCCAAAAAAAGCAACAAGTAGCTCCCTAAATAGAATTCTCTATATTTGCCATAAGAGATCGGTAGTCATGACGCGAGAACAGCAGTGTGACGTCCTCGAGTCACTAATAGATGGTAAATATCGTTCATGTGCTACTAAAGTCGAAACGACATAGCATATCATCTCAGGTTGTAAAAAACTAGCAGGAAATTCTTACATCAATAGACACAATAATCTTGTACAATACATCTATTGGTGTCATCCtcgaaaacataatatacaggTTAACAAATTATGGTGGAAAGAAAATTTAACACAACCGAAAGAAGTAGAAAGATAAACAGCTAAAATCCATACGTCTATAATATTGAGCAAAGTGTTAGGGGACACGTTTTTCGTACACGGAGAACAACAGGGAGACTGGATCACCTCTTCCCTGAAGGTATCAGGGCGGGTGGTCATataaacccgagcaaaaaaAGCTCAAGTCAGAGAAAACACTGAAATATGCCGTaagaaatgaaaattaaaatgataatattgtatgatgattttttattttaatcaatagtCTCTTTGTCAACTTTTCTTATTTCTTATACTTCTCCCGCACACggatttaaagaaataaaaagacttACCTCAACACACaatcataatgttttaaatatcgatttagacgcaatatttgaattttattctgAATAAGAATATGGTGTTTCTCATGCCTCTtctctaatttaaattttgtaaacttCGCATTCAAAACCTTTAATTGGGTAATAGCCATCAAAAGTAGTCCAGCTATAAACGAATCCACATTCACATTGTACATCATGTGGCCATAAATACCAATAGACTGGTAAATGaaccagaaaataaaatatttatcacgcaTTTCATCGCTTAAGAAGTAGTATTTACACACCGGGAATTCTATTTTCGCTGTCCATATcaaatttatgaataaaggggCAAATACGTTCGAGGCAAATGAGATATTTGACAATACAGCATTCAATTTCCAACAAGTTCTGTAAAATGAATGATTTGTTTCAATAATCTGTTTACTTTCTTCGTCGTCGCCTTGAAACTCTTTACAGTCcagcaaattaaaaacatcgaGGATTTTACTTCGCATGACGAGGATCATCAGAACTTTGACTGTAATTGCTATTTccgtgaaataaaatatcacttcGCGAATTAATGACTCGATTTTCAATGGGGTGTATatcaaatttattgttaaaagtaTGTTGAAAACAAAAAGTGTAACAAAGAGGTATGAAAAtgaatagtatttataatttttgttctcGGTCCTGCCACCCCATATCCCAAAACATTTCCAAAAGAAAAAATTCGGCTTAAATATGTCGGTCTGACAAAAAGACGACATCTTCgcaatatgatttaaaataacctGTGTATTTTTCACGTAACAAtcgacgatatttttttataaaaaacgttCCTCATTCTTTTTAaaagtgttaattttttatacgaaaaggtgtcattaagtatttttctagTATTACGTCGTTCTCATAATTGAGCCCTATTACATTATGTATGAAGTAATTATATACCTTTAGTATGGGAAATAAATGATGTCTCTTTTTTCAGTAAAATGAATTCAGAATATATGAAGACGGGCTATCCGTTTCCCAccacaatatattacaaatgaCGAACCACACCTAAGCTATCATGAGAAGAGAGATctcgaaattaatatttcaatcaaGTATACGCTGGCGAATTTCGCTCGCCTGGACCCGACCAGAGAAGGAAGACCCTTTCTTTGAAATCGAACACTTGGAGAAGTTTCAAGACGGGCGACTCAAAGTAAGCTAGGAGGCTTCCAGTATTATATCCTGGATACTGAGAGAGAAGTAGATTAAAACAATGGACGTGTTTGCAATTTCGAAAGCGGTGCAACCCATCGGGTGTGTTTTAATTGCAGGGGTTGTGAGGAACTTGGGAAATGATTATGCCACTAAAatctacattatatattttctttggaCATACATATGTGTAGTTTCATGTTTATTTCTCGGCGTAGAGATCATTAATATACCAGTACTAATGCATCGATATTGTATTGAAAATCAAAGATACATccgtatttttttgtatttaatttaaaagtaaaataaaatttattcaaataactgCTTTGTGTAACTCAAATGAATATAAACTAcactaaaattttatgaaaaaagcgCTTTTTATGGGTGaaaaaagtatacattttattaaaatccgtaTTTATATAGACTCTGAGTTTATCAAagtgatatcattttaatttgtcgTTTTACTGTCACCTCCCCCTCTGAATTCATTTGCTCGTGactaataagtacttaataacaataaaatgaaatagcTGAGTGTACCCTATGCTCAATATTCCTTTAAGATAGACTTTCCAACATCGAATTTCTCGAATGACCGAGTTTAACTCTATATGAAGaacaccataatattttttaattttttatttacaataatgatattatactTACCACTTATTAAGAAATTGAGAATAAGAAAGTTCTGGGagaacatttctttttttacttagATATTGGCTTAAATGGTTCTTGATTAAAGATTTATTGCTTTCTTGGCTTCTTTGGCTTTAATGGCAGTGGCGGTTCTTTCATAGAAGCCTAAAAGCCTGGCTCGAGTTAAAATTATGTACCTAAGTACAGAAAACTGAATATGGAACAATAACCATAATTTTACGATTAAATtacaaactaatataatatagtttctttaactgcctcggtggcgtagttgtatgcatgcccggtacaatagcgctctgaggtcttgggttcgaatcacgGGTCGGGcatgtgatatttgggttttttctgctcagtatcagcccggagtctggaatttgtgcccgatatggcgataggctcgccccctatcacatcatgggatggaacatacttggcggaaagtgggtgccctagttgcgcctccacataccccttcggggataaatgcgtgatgttatgtatgtatgtatgtaagtttctttaaactataaaacattTCCGCGCTATGTGTCGTTACACCGGTTCGCCTCGAGCGAACCTATAAACACACTACAGCATCTTAACACACACACCCACAACGTATCAGTAGAAACTATACacattttgttcataatacTATTTTGAACTATTTTGGAGTATGGCGCTGTTTTTTAGTCTCCATTTTACCATATACACATTAACAAGATTGAAAAACTTCAGAAAACTTGCTTTAAGATAGTCTGTTCACGATACAATTTGCAATGGAAATTGAAAACTTACCGACGACCGGCTAAAGTACTTTCACGTAGTCACCTTGGAATTCAGACGCatcatttaaggcgatacctcaaggtccattttcatacattttgtttcacctttaatctgggtaactaaacaagtattggcaagtaaagaatttaaattcacgtctagttagtgattagttctcgcagttgaaagaaaaacgtaaaataattaataatcatggatatttcggcctttaaaatttaatatgacgaaattttaaaggcagaaatatccatgattattaattatttttacaNTTTTCTtacaactgcgagaactaatcactaactagacgtgaatttaaattctttacttgccaatacttgtttagttacccagattaaagccgaaacaaaatgtatgaaaatggaccttgaggtatcgccttaattactTAGTTATATCACTCACACTTGTATacatttattgtgaaacacaagttttgggttataattaaCCTACTATATAGAAACTACTATATAAGAAACCTCATTTCTagcattaagtattatgattgtaacctgttttgagtgtaaaaataaaaaaacatacccaacgcgcatacaaaatatatgcatCACTGTCACTCTCATAGGGTTACGAGGCTTTATGCCTCAATATTTCCTTCTTTCTCACACTCATGGATAGAATATGGCTAAAATTCTACCACACATGTATAGCTATAGTAGGTTTCTATAGCAATCAGTACTGAAAAATAATCCAGGCTTTTGCCTCCGTAGATATTGCATAAAATTTGAGGTTGCCAAGTCTTTAAACTTACTTATAGTAGCATTTGTTCTGcgtaatattccttatttaaattattgatctttaaaattataatgaatatctgataattttagtaaaacttattttaattataattgccatattataattattgtaatgtattgcaCTATTTTAACGTATCAAAAAGTTTTTGTCACATTTTCAGCAGtaaatttatagtataattttgtttcggAACTGGCAACACcagttatttgttttgattgagccgGTGATACttttttaagtttgtatttattaaggtttttttgagttattttaaacgtgtaaatacaaaataaattagtgaAATGATTTCTTGTGATGGTTTAATAaacgataatttaaatttagcctTCTAATGAAATTTGCCACAGTACGGACCTTTAGCCTCGTAAATGTAAGGACTCGGTATATAATTACTGACTTAGCTTAGCTTATAGCTTTTTCACATAAGGAATGCTGTGCTATTGACTTTTGCTGTTATTAAATGTAGGATAGTTAAACAGAACGAATTTGTAAACTACAAAACGTTTAATTAAGGCGATAGTATGTAAGTTCGCAATGTTACAGAGATTAATATTGCTGGCTCTAAATATGTCAATATCATCCTTATATTAAGatgtagttattaaaatagGGTACTTATATAATGCTTACGACTTttgattgataataaaataaaaatccatcacatctataagttaatattataaagctgaaaagtttatttgaacgctcttatctcaggaactattaggtaaacccatttttttttcactaataggaagctacgttatTCCTGAGTGTTATATgcaactttttatcccagaacgacatttgtcccggaaaaacttcatcacgcgggtggagccgcaagtaaaagctagtgccgtataaataaaacaagcaatTTGTAtgctataattttaatgtgcatTTGATATaacgttaatatttttatgtgtgaaaacaaaaaaactacggttaatatattttccgcccaaattaatgttttaatttacgcCGTCTTCGTGATCTTGCAGATTTCTAAATAAAGTAAAGAAAGAGTACGCCGTTTTCATAAtctgcaaaattaaaataattagttaagTATGTTAATGGTGCAGTCTTGAGGCCTGGAGATACTCGCGGGAACGAGTTTGCTTCCTATTTGATAAGAGTGTAATTTGCAGCGGTTGCTAACGTGACTTTTTGCTTAATGGGAATATTATGAGCAAtgcaagtttaataataaataaatgcagcAACTATCTATTAGTCTAGATTATGAACACATTATGAACTTAGGATTGCTTATCAAAGCGTTTAAACATACTATAGCGTTTAGtacaattattatcataattagaaaaataaatatcatggaAGCCAGATAAGACAGTAAAACAATCGAACATATTAAACTTCGTGCATCCATACGACGTTTGCGGCATCGATCTAATATGAACTGTGACTGACTAccaaccgttttcaataaatgatcccaatttCAATCTTAAATCAAAGCCTGTCAAAACAAACttttctgattggtcaatttttgagacagatcgaaaaagcgatcgATGAAAATTGCGCTACGTATTGACAACGTTGAACAtggtaacatattttatattagatacaATTGTCAAGACACTGCATGTAGACAGCTCAGAACTACACTGAAATTAATAGAACGTAAAATATTCACTAACAAATAACAGTCGAAAATGGAATCAAGACAATAAATTACACTCACCGATGTGAAAGTAGCCAGTGACAACGGAAACATTTTGAGTCCTGTCAACTGGATCGGATTGTTAGCGCGTTCCACGA
Encoded proteins:
- the LOC115446795 gene encoding odorant receptor 59a, whose protein sequence is MSSFCQTDIFKPNFFFWKCFGIWGGRTENKNYKYYSFSYLFVTLFVFNILLTINLIYTPLKIESLIREVIFYFTEIAITVKVLMILVMRSKILDVFNLLDCKEFQGDDEESKQIIETNHSFYRTCWKLNAVLSNISFASNVFAPLFINLIWTAKIEFPVCKYYFLSDEMRDKYFIFWFIYQSIGIYGHMMYNVNVDSFIAGLLLMAITQLKVLNAKFTKFKLEKRHEKHHILIQNKIQILRLNRYLKHYDCVLRYCEIIQDLLSVTMFVQFGMASAIICVIMCGLLLPSTTETFVFMVTYLFAMTIQIFVPAWLGTQLSHESCGLVFAAYNCEWIPRSMSFKRSIMIFVERANNPIQLTGLKMFPLSLATFTSIMKTAYSFFTLFRNLQDHDDGAN